A window from Marinagarivorans cellulosilyticus encodes these proteins:
- a CDS encoding DUF2971 domain-containing protein: MTAERPKQLIKYVSADAGLAILRSQSLLWSSPNLYSSPFEMNGKCAIPFSSQELLEATVKLSTTLIFNDDRPQGDTPLMTAINRWRDEERFNSPQEAESVLKDLLSRMVAQKEEQLHASLQKWQMFVESVRTCCFCASSDLPQAWEKFADNHRGIAIGIAPDTDNGLEQVQPVIYTNERPQLTTLKEQINQLLYNLAVNPNQRFPKNLLSKPSFLSEEREWRALVPRNGSFRKTDHPNRDERMLTPGSIRAVYLGIDCDESTRQSVKKACADMKKQPKLIQLNIAKNHFKFDATPVV, translated from the coding sequence GTGACCGCCGAGCGCCCCAAACAACTTATTAAATACGTCAGCGCTGACGCAGGCCTCGCCATACTTCGCTCACAAAGCCTGCTATGGAGTAGCCCTAATTTATATTCATCGCCCTTTGAGATGAATGGCAAATGCGCTATCCCCTTCAGTAGCCAAGAACTTCTTGAAGCAACCGTTAAGCTTTCGACGACGCTTATCTTTAATGATGATAGGCCTCAGGGGGATACACCATTGATGACTGCCATTAACCGGTGGCGCGATGAAGAGCGTTTTAACTCCCCGCAGGAAGCTGAATCCGTACTCAAAGATTTACTGAGCCGAATGGTTGCACAAAAAGAAGAGCAGCTACACGCGTCTTTACAAAAATGGCAGATGTTTGTTGAATCTGTGCGCACTTGCTGCTTTTGTGCCTCAAGCGACCTGCCGCAAGCGTGGGAAAAGTTTGCCGATAACCATCGCGGCATCGCAATTGGTATTGCACCAGATACCGACAACGGGTTAGAGCAGGTTCAACCCGTTATTTATACAAACGAGCGCCCACAGCTCACAACCCTAAAAGAGCAAATTAACCAACTGCTGTATAACTTAGCGGTAAACCCAAACCAGCGGTTCCCAAAAAACTTATTATCAAAACCCAGCTTTTTATCGGAAGAGCGCGAATGGCGAGCGCTTGTGCCAAGGAACGGAAGCTTCAGAAAAACAGACCATCCCAACCGAGACGAAAGGATGCTAACCCCAGGCAGTATTCGCGCAGTTTATCTTGGCATCGATTGTGACGAAAGCACCCGCCAATCAGTAAAAAAAGCGTGTGCAGACATGAAGAAACAACCCAAATTAATTCAGCTTAATATTGCCAAGAATCATTTCAAATTCGACGCGACACCCGTTGTGTAA
- a CDS encoding aspartate carbamoyltransferase, whose translation MQFLGSHVLSVDQFERCDIEHVFGVADSMVPYASRAKVTRVLEGAILGNMFFEPSTRTRVSFGCAFNLLGGNVRETTGFQSSAIAKGESLYDTARVLSGYSDVICMRHPEPGSVAEFAEASRVPVINGGDGANEHPSQALLDLYTIRKELEDKGRSLDSLRIAMIGDLKHGRTVHSLCRMLALFKGVQVVLVSPDELAMPEKYVEHLRQAGHRVTISSDLSDGIRDVDIVYSTRIQEERFSSKAEADMYRGRFRLNQAIYTQYCEPNTVIMHPLPRDSRADANELDNDLNQNPNLAIFRQADNGVLVRMALFALILGVENDVEKHAKPVGWYHRRSLL comes from the coding sequence ATGCAGTTTTTAGGTTCTCATGTTTTATCGGTTGATCAGTTTGAGCGGTGCGATATTGAGCATGTTTTTGGTGTTGCCGATTCTATGGTGCCCTATGCTTCGCGGGCCAAGGTAACGCGAGTGCTTGAAGGCGCTATTTTGGGCAACATGTTTTTTGAGCCGAGTACCCGTACGCGGGTAAGCTTTGGTTGCGCCTTTAACTTGCTGGGCGGCAATGTGCGCGAGACTACAGGGTTTCAAAGCTCGGCCATTGCAAAAGGGGAGTCGTTGTACGATACCGCGCGGGTGCTGTCTGGTTACAGTGATGTGATTTGTATGCGCCATCCAGAGCCTGGCTCGGTGGCTGAGTTTGCCGAAGCGAGTCGCGTGCCGGTGATTAATGGCGGTGACGGCGCTAACGAGCATCCAAGTCAAGCATTGTTGGATCTATACACCATTCGCAAAGAGCTGGAAGATAAGGGGCGTTCGCTCGATAGCTTGCGTATTGCCATGATTGGCGATTTGAAGCATGGCCGAACGGTGCACTCATTGTGCCGCATGTTAGCTTTATTTAAAGGTGTTCAGGTTGTGCTGGTATCGCCGGATGAACTCGCAATGCCAGAAAAATACGTAGAGCATCTGCGCCAAGCTGGCCACCGAGTGACCATTTCATCTGACTTATCCGACGGCATTCGCGATGTGGATATTGTTTATTCAACGCGTATTCAAGAAGAGCGCTTCAGTAGCAAAGCCGAAGCCGATATGTACCGTGGGCGCTTTCGTTTAAATCAGGCCATTTACACTCAGTATTGCGAACCTAATACCGTCATTATGCATCCATTGCCGCGGGATTCACGCGCCGATGCTAATGAATTAGATAATGACCTGAATCAAAACCCTAATTTAGCGATTTTTAGGCAAGCCGATAATGGCGTGCTGGTTAGGATGGCATTGTTTGCACTGATTCTCGGCGTCGAAAACGATGTTGAAAAGCATGCGAAGCCTGTGGGTTGGTATCATCGGCGCTCATTGCTATAA